From the genome of Deinococcus sp. JMULE3, one region includes:
- a CDS encoding MliC family protein — MNRLTLTLATLILGTAHAATPPVQVNYRVYQYACAGGQNLKVYYVQFGDQPMFAMLDWKGQRHGLAQAISASGARYASLSGPAGARGGLQWWEHQGTAELSTFTGNSTTTTKTLLTGCKTTGR; from the coding sequence ATGAACCGACTGACCCTGACCCTCGCCACCCTGATCCTCGGCACCGCGCACGCCGCCACACCCCCCGTGCAGGTCAACTACCGCGTGTACCAGTACGCCTGCGCCGGCGGGCAGAACCTCAAGGTGTACTACGTGCAGTTCGGCGACCAGCCCATGTTCGCCATGCTCGACTGGAAGGGCCAGCGGCACGGACTGGCGCAGGCCATCAGCGCCAGCGGCGCCCGCTACGCCAGCCTCAGCGGCCCCGCCGGAGCGCGCGGCGGCCTGCAATGGTGGGAACACCAGGGCACGGCGGAACTCAGCACCTTCACCGGGAACAGCACCACCACCACGAAAACCCTCCTGACCGGCTGCAAGACCACCGGACGCTGA
- a CDS encoding DUF4384 domain-containing protein — translation MRNAILLGTLALGLSACSVTVRPNLGLQGSGSNLITSFRPDRGEGSTYAVGESVRFVVSTRSAGYVTLIALQGGEASTIVRNAYVPAGTTVFPRAQDNQVYTVGAPRGLQRVRAIFTRVRPTSDLVLRGTFDDGRWNATSTAYLQPYAVEDRDVQETYLYIR, via the coding sequence ATGCGCAATGCGATTCTGCTCGGCACCCTGGCCCTGGGCCTCAGCGCCTGCTCCGTCACCGTCCGCCCCAACTTGGGCCTGCAGGGGTCGGGCAGCAATTTGATCACGTCGTTCCGTCCGGACCGGGGCGAGGGCAGCACGTACGCGGTGGGCGAATCGGTGCGCTTCGTGGTCAGCACCCGCTCGGCCGGGTACGTCACGCTGATCGCCCTGCAGGGCGGCGAGGCGAGCACCATCGTGCGCAACGCGTACGTGCCCGCCGGGACGACCGTGTTCCCCCGCGCGCAGGACAATCAGGTGTACACCGTGGGGGCGCCGCGCGGCCTGCAGCGCGTCCGTGCGATCTTCACCCGCGTGCGGCCCACCAGTGACCTGGTGCTGCGCGGCACGTTCGACGACGGCCGCTGGAACGCCACGAGCACCGCGTACCTGCAGCCGTACGCCGTCGAGGATCGCGACGTGCAGGAAACGTACCTGTACATCCGCTGA
- a CDS encoding (2Fe-2S)-binding protein, whose translation MNVTLQVNGKTYTRDVEPRTLLVHFLREDLGLTGTHVGCDTSQCGACTVHLNGDAVKSCTVLAVQAQGMDVTTIEGIGTPGDLHPLQTGFWEEHGLQCGFCTPGMIMSSAELLKHTPNPTEDQIRHHLEGNYCRCTGYHNIVKAVQHAASAMQGSSQAADD comes from the coding sequence ATGAACGTCACCCTGCAAGTGAACGGCAAGACCTACACCCGTGACGTGGAGCCCAGAACGCTCCTCGTTCACTTCCTCCGCGAGGACCTCGGCCTGACCGGCACGCACGTCGGCTGCGACACCAGCCAGTGCGGCGCGTGCACCGTCCACCTGAACGGCGACGCCGTCAAGAGCTGCACCGTCCTCGCCGTGCAGGCCCAGGGCATGGACGTCACCACCATCGAGGGCATCGGCACGCCCGGCGACCTGCACCCCCTCCAGACCGGCTTCTGGGAGGAACACGGCCTGCAGTGCGGCTTCTGCACGCCCGGCATGATCATGAGCTCCGCCGAACTCCTGAAGCACACCCCCAACCCCACCGAGGACCAGATCCGCCACCACCTCGAAGGCAACTACTGCCGCTGCACCGGGTACCACAACATCGTCAAGGCCGTGCAACACGCCGCGAGTGCCATGCAGGGCTCCAGTCAGGCCGCCGACGATTGA
- a CDS encoding nucleotide pyrophosphohydrolase: MSLTFQEASARVDTFIGQFEEGYFPPLLMLARLTEETGEIARVIAHQNGKTPKAGEDAGDLEMELADLLFVTICMANERGLSLERGFERMMAKIERRDATRWTRKEDPQEAADRAAGEGAL; the protein is encoded by the coding sequence ATGAGCCTCACCTTTCAGGAAGCGAGTGCGCGGGTGGACACCTTCATCGGTCAGTTCGAGGAGGGGTACTTCCCGCCGCTGTTGATGCTGGCCCGCCTGACCGAGGAGACCGGCGAGATCGCCCGCGTGATCGCGCATCAGAACGGGAAGACGCCCAAGGCGGGTGAGGACGCCGGGGATCTGGAGATGGAACTCGCGGACCTGCTGTTCGTGACGATCTGCATGGCGAACGAGCGCGGCCTGAGCCTGGAGCGGGGCTTCGAGCGGATGATGGCGAAGATCGAGCGGCGCGACGCGACCCGCTGGACTCGCAAGGAGGACCCGCAGGAAGCGGCGGACCGCGCGGCCGGGGAGGGCGCGCTGTGA
- a CDS encoding xanthine dehydrogenase family protein molybdopterin-binding subunit translates to MSDTRTEKYFGQALKRKEDPRFITGTGNYTDDMVLHGMVHAAMVRSPYAHAKITGINTDSVKDMPGVIRVLTGQDVADAGLGSIPVGWLLPELKTPAHPAIALTEANHVGDIVAVVIAETRAQAEDAAAALEVDYEALPAVATTHAAVADGAPLVHDDVPGNVAFRWEIGDEAATNEAFNGAARKVSVKLRNHRLVANPIEPRSSLAQFTPAGGDYLLYTTSQNPHIHRLIIAAFVMSIPEHKLRVISPDVGGGFGTKIFQYQEEVIVLLAARLIGRPVKWTARRSEAFVSDAQGRDHDTEAELAVSDDGMILGFRVNTLANLGAYQTLFAPAVPTYLYGTLLNGVYKMPAIHAKVTGVMTNTVPVDAYRGAGRPEATYLIERIVDMAAHELNMDPAELRRKNFIGPDEFPYQTPVALVYDSGDYEPALDQAMQMMNYSALREEQARMKGGKKILGVGLISFLEACGLAPSALVGMLGAQAGQWESSLVRVHPTGKVELYTGSHSHGQGHETAFPQIAADELQIPIEDIELIHGDTGRMPYGWGTYGSRSAAVGGSALKMALQKITTKMKKIAAHLLEASEDDIEHEGGTFRIKGAPDKSKTFFDIALMAHLAHNYPADLEPGLEATAFYDPKNFVYPFGTHIAVVEIDTDTGHVKLRDYGSVDDCGPLINPLIAEGQVHGGVAQGMGQALLEEAAYDEDGNLLAGTYMEYAMPRADDLPFIQHGHTVTPSPHNPLGVKGIGEAGTIASTAAVANAVMDALWHEAGIAHLDMPYTAEKVWRALKDARASQPQAADD, encoded by the coding sequence ATGAGCGACACCCGGACCGAGAAGTACTTCGGACAGGCCCTCAAGCGCAAGGAAGACCCGCGCTTCATCACGGGCACCGGCAACTACACCGACGACATGGTCCTGCACGGCATGGTGCACGCCGCGATGGTCCGCAGCCCCTACGCGCACGCGAAGATCACGGGCATCAACACCGACTCCGTGAAGGACATGCCGGGTGTGATCCGCGTGCTGACCGGTCAGGACGTCGCGGACGCGGGCCTGGGCAGCATCCCGGTCGGGTGGCTGCTGCCGGAACTCAAGACCCCCGCCCACCCCGCCATCGCCCTGACGGAAGCGAACCACGTCGGGGACATCGTGGCGGTCGTGATCGCCGAGACGCGCGCGCAGGCCGAGGACGCCGCCGCCGCGCTGGAAGTCGACTACGAGGCCCTTCCTGCCGTGGCGACCACCCACGCCGCCGTCGCCGACGGCGCGCCCCTCGTACACGACGACGTGCCGGGCAACGTCGCCTTCCGCTGGGAGATCGGGGACGAGGCCGCCACGAACGAGGCCTTCAACGGCGCGGCCCGCAAGGTCAGCGTGAAGCTCCGCAACCACCGGCTGGTCGCCAACCCCATCGAGCCGCGCAGCAGCCTCGCGCAGTTCACCCCGGCGGGCGGCGACTACCTGCTGTACACCACCAGCCAGAACCCCCACATTCACCGCCTGATCATCGCGGCGTTCGTGATGAGCATCCCCGAACACAAACTGCGCGTGATCAGCCCCGACGTGGGCGGCGGCTTCGGCACGAAGATCTTCCAGTACCAGGAAGAGGTCATCGTGCTGCTCGCCGCGCGCCTGATCGGCCGCCCCGTCAAGTGGACCGCGCGGCGCAGCGAGGCGTTCGTCAGCGACGCGCAGGGCCGCGACCACGACACCGAAGCCGAACTGGCCGTCAGTGACGACGGCATGATCCTCGGCTTCCGCGTGAACACCCTGGCGAACCTCGGCGCGTACCAGACGCTGTTCGCACCCGCCGTGCCCACGTACCTGTACGGCACGCTGCTCAACGGCGTGTACAAGATGCCCGCCATTCACGCCAAGGTCACGGGCGTCATGACGAACACCGTTCCCGTCGACGCGTACCGCGGCGCGGGCCGCCCGGAGGCCACGTACCTCATCGAGCGGATCGTGGACATGGCCGCCCACGAACTGAACATGGACCCCGCCGAACTGCGCCGCAAGAACTTCATCGGCCCCGACGAGTTCCCCTACCAGACGCCCGTGGCGCTCGTGTACGACAGCGGCGACTACGAACCGGCGCTGGATCAGGCCATGCAGATGATGAACTACTCGGCCCTGCGCGAGGAACAGGCCCGCATGAAAGGCGGGAAGAAGATCCTCGGCGTGGGCCTGATCTCCTTCCTGGAAGCCTGCGGACTGGCCCCCAGCGCCCTGGTCGGCATGCTCGGCGCGCAGGCCGGACAGTGGGAATCCAGCCTCGTGCGCGTGCACCCCACCGGGAAGGTCGAACTGTACACCGGCAGCCACAGCCACGGGCAGGGCCACGAGACGGCGTTCCCGCAGATCGCCGCCGACGAACTCCAGATTCCCATCGAGGACATCGAACTCATCCACGGGGACACCGGCCGCATGCCCTACGGCTGGGGCACCTACGGCAGCCGCTCGGCCGCGGTGGGCGGCAGCGCCCTGAAGATGGCCCTGCAAAAGATCACCACGAAGATGAAGAAGATCGCCGCGCACCTGCTGGAAGCCAGCGAGGACGACATCGAGCACGAGGGCGGCACCTTCCGCATCAAGGGCGCTCCCGACAAGAGCAAGACCTTCTTCGACATCGCCCTGATGGCCCACCTCGCGCACAACTACCCGGCCGACCTGGAACCCGGCCTGGAAGCGACCGCGTTCTACGACCCGAAGAACTTCGTGTACCCCTTCGGGACGCACATCGCCGTCGTGGAAATCGACACGGACACCGGGCACGTGAAACTGCGCGACTACGGCAGCGTGGACGACTGCGGCCCCCTCATCAACCCCCTGATCGCCGAGGGACAGGTGCACGGCGGCGTCGCCCAGGGCATGGGCCAGGCACTGCTGGAAGAAGCCGCGTACGACGAGGACGGCAACCTGCTCGCCGGAACGTACATGGAGTACGCCATGCCCCGCGCGGACGACCTGCCGTTCATCCAGCACGGCCACACCGTCACCCCCAGCCCCCACAACCCCCTGGGCGTCAAGGGCATCGGCGAGGCCGGAACCATCGCCAGCACCGCCGCCGTCGCCAACGCCGTCATGGACGCCCTGTGGCACGAGGCGGGCATCGCGCACCTCGACATGCCCTACACCGCCGAGAAGGTCTGGCGCGCCCTGAAAGACGCGCGGGCCAGCCAGCCCCAGGCCGCCGACGACTGA
- a CDS encoding transcription-repair coupling factor: MTVAAPNLSKLLPAAPPGNLLLLPQVARAALFAAFPGPAVLLTTPDRLGSYATAGVLGAPVSVNPGLRDWDARHEHVVLDVNTALDLFPSRPEDHALTLKVGASYPREVLLSRLERLGYERGEEPGFEIQGDTLELRLSAGSGLPAEAEEGLWVRAEFFGDELDTLRFLKPGALTGEKAQSFTLEPTADYLTEVKWDATRLDLLPGRVFLDSPEFYASALGVLIDTFWPKLAGREVTSFGRTPLDLPDLDTGLTTLPFYRARLSDLERDVNEWREANYRVMILVRHDRTAAYLADKLLNTHEIPWLKIPRVPEGGLGFLRAAGEGGFVIPEHKTVVLTEDLIYGFQGGSALRGKRLSGKPVTDALGLHVGDYLIHPEHGIGQFEGLETRKVLGVTRDYLNLTYRGGARLSVPIEQLPVLRRHPGTTDDPPSLSSFDKKDWAKAKEKARKNAEAVAAKLLVQYAARQVTPGNAFPAQPDWDDQIEKNFSFELTADQKTALKETMRDLEKANPADRLISGDVGFGKTEVALRAAHRVVGHGKQVAVLVPTTLLAEQHTSTFVERFKGMPVRVEGLSRFTTPQQARSILADAAAGKVDILIGTHRLLSGDVQFRDLGLIIVDEEHRFGVGQKEKLRALRGLPEVPKDGKLDIPEDARAVDTLALSATPIPRTLYMSMVGLRDMSSIQTPPKGRKPIQTVLAPFDPITVRDAILSEIERGGKVFYIHDRIASIGARSLYLRNLVPEARIGVAHGRMNEEELEEIMLGFEQGAFDVLLATTIVETGLDIPEANTILIERSDRLGLAQLYQLRGRVGRRAQTAYAYLFYPPRMTENAQRRLWAIADLQDLGSGHLLAEKDMEIRGVGNILGEEQHGHVQAVSIDVYTELLAEAVAKLKGEKIEAPATISIDLPIDARLSPEYFENDEEARIATYGRLSDSRTLQAISRVERDLRKKYGPPTPEVQNFIDLAKLRLTAAARRVLSIGETMTQIQITFAYKSLDYDAHGLRAFPYKTEVVTFPPSVKLDKRGLKPNDYARTLIDLLGYFG; the protein is encoded by the coding sequence GTGACTGTTGCTGCGCCGAACCTGTCGAAACTGCTGCCCGCCGCCCCGCCCGGAAACCTGCTGCTGCTCCCGCAGGTGGCGCGCGCGGCGCTGTTCGCGGCGTTCCCCGGCCCGGCCGTGCTGCTGACCACCCCCGACCGGCTGGGCAGTTACGCCACGGCCGGGGTGCTGGGCGCGCCGGTCAGCGTGAACCCCGGCCTGCGCGACTGGGACGCCCGGCACGAGCACGTGGTGCTGGACGTGAACACCGCGCTGGACCTGTTCCCGTCCCGCCCGGAGGACCACGCCCTGACCCTAAAGGTGGGGGCCAGCTACCCGCGTGAGGTGCTGCTCTCGCGCCTGGAACGCCTCGGCTATGAAAGGGGAGAAGAGCCGGGTTTCGAGATTCAGGGCGACACGCTGGAACTGCGCCTGTCGGCCGGGTCGGGTCTGCCTGCCGAGGCCGAGGAGGGACTGTGGGTCCGCGCGGAGTTCTTCGGGGACGAACTGGACACCCTGCGCTTCCTGAAGCCCGGCGCGCTGACGGGCGAGAAGGCGCAGAGCTTCACGCTGGAACCCACCGCCGACTACCTGACGGAGGTGAAGTGGGACGCCACCCGCCTGGATCTGCTGCCGGGCCGGGTGTTCCTGGACTCGCCGGAGTTCTACGCCTCGGCGCTGGGCGTCCTGATCGACACCTTCTGGCCGAAACTGGCCGGGCGTGAGGTGACGAGCTTCGGCCGCACCCCGCTGGACCTGCCGGACCTGGATACCGGCCTGACCACCCTCCCGTTCTACCGGGCGCGCCTGAGCGACCTGGAACGAGACGTGAACGAGTGGCGCGAGGCGAACTACCGCGTGATGATCCTCGTGCGGCACGACCGCACTGCCGCGTACCTCGCTGACAAGCTGCTGAACACCCACGAGATCCCCTGGCTGAAGATCCCCCGCGTGCCCGAGGGTGGCCTGGGCTTCCTGCGCGCGGCAGGGGAGGGCGGCTTCGTCATCCCCGAACATAAGACCGTCGTCCTGACCGAGGACCTCATCTACGGCTTCCAGGGCGGCAGCGCCCTGCGGGGTAAACGCCTCAGCGGCAAGCCCGTCACGGACGCGCTGGGCCTGCACGTCGGGGACTACTTGATCCACCCCGAGCACGGCATCGGGCAGTTCGAGGGCCTGGAGACCCGCAAGGTGCTGGGCGTCACGCGCGACTACCTGAACCTCACGTACCGCGGCGGCGCGCGCCTGAGCGTGCCCATCGAGCAACTCCCGGTCCTGCGCCGCCACCCCGGCACCACCGACGACCCACCCAGCTTAAGTTCCTTCGACAAGAAGGACTGGGCGAAAGCCAAGGAGAAGGCCCGCAAGAACGCCGAGGCCGTCGCCGCGAAACTTCTGGTGCAGTACGCCGCGCGGCAGGTCACGCCCGGCAACGCCTTCCCCGCGCAACCCGACTGGGACGACCAGATCGAGAAGAACTTCAGTTTCGAACTGACCGCCGACCAGAAAACCGCCCTGAAAGAAACCATGCGCGACCTGGAGAAAGCCAACCCCGCCGACCGCCTGATCTCGGGCGACGTGGGCTTCGGGAAGACCGAGGTGGCCCTGCGCGCCGCGCACCGCGTCGTCGGGCACGGCAAGCAGGTCGCGGTCCTCGTGCCCACCACGCTGCTGGCCGAGCAGCACACCAGCACATTTGTGGAACGCTTCAAGGGCATGCCGGTGCGGGTGGAGGGCCTGTCGCGCTTCACGACGCCGCAGCAGGCGCGCAGCATCCTCGCGGACGCCGCCGCCGGCAAGGTGGACATCCTGATCGGCACGCACCGCCTCCTGAGCGGCGACGTGCAATTCCGCGACCTGGGCCTGATCATCGTCGACGAGGAACACCGCTTCGGCGTCGGCCAGAAGGAAAAACTCCGCGCCCTCCGCGGCCTCCCGGAAGTCCCCAAGGACGGCAAACTCGACATCCCCGAGGACGCCCGCGCCGTCGACACCCTCGCCCTGTCCGCCACACCCATCCCCCGCACCCTCTACATGAGCATGGTCGGCCTGCGCGACATGAGCTCCATCCAGACCCCACCCAAGGGCCGCAAACCCATCCAGACGGTCCTCGCCCCGTTCGATCCCATCACCGTCCGCGACGCGATCCTCAGCGAGATCGAACGCGGCGGCAAGGTCTTCTACATCCACGACCGCATCGCCAGCATCGGCGCGCGCAGCCTGTACCTGCGTAACCTCGTCCCCGAAGCCCGCATCGGCGTCGCCCACGGCCGCATGAACGAGGAAGAACTCGAAGAAATCATGCTCGGCTTCGAGCAGGGCGCCTTCGACGTGCTGCTCGCCACCACCATCGTCGAAACCGGCCTGGACATCCCCGAAGCGAACACCATCCTGATCGAACGCAGCGACCGCCTGGGCCTCGCCCAGCTCTACCAGCTGCGCGGACGCGTCGGCCGCCGCGCCCAGACCGCCTACGCGTACCTGTTCTACCCCCCACGCATGACCGAGAACGCCCAGAGGCGCCTCTGGGCCATCGCCGACCTCCAGGACCTCGGCTCAGGCCACCTCCTCGCCGAGAAAGACATGGAAATCCGCGGCGTCGGCAACATCCTCGGCGAAGAACAACACGGCCACGTCCAGGCCGTCAGCATCGACGTGTACACCGAACTCCTCGCCGAAGCCGTCGCCAAACTCAAAGGCGAAAAGATCGAAGCGCCCGCCACCATCAGCATCGACCTCCCCATCGACGCCCGCCTGTCCCCTGAATATTTCGAGAACGACGAGGAAGCCCGCATCGCCACCTACGGACGCCTCAGCGACAGCCGCACCCTCCAGGCCATCAGCCGCGTCGAACGCGACCTCCGCAAAAAATACGGCCCCCCCACCCCCGAAGTGCAGAACTTCATCGACCTCGCCAAACTCCGCCTCACTGCCGCCGCCCGCCGCGTCCTCAGCATCGGCGAAACCATGACCCAGATCCAGATCACCTTCGCCTACAAAAGCCTCGACTACGACGCCCACGGCCTACGCGCCTTCCCCTACAAGACCGAAGTCGTCACGTTCCCGCCCAGCGTGAAACTCGACAAACGCGGGCTGAAACCCAACGATTACGCGCGCACGCTGATTGATCTGCTCGGGTACTTCGGGTAA
- a CDS encoding DUF1345 domain-containing protein, with product MTMISRRPPPAARRLLIGLGVGLVAGLLTPATWPPEARLLLGWVAFTLTVMAQLWPLMMTAGPARTRELATREDDSRAVAGTLTTSAALVSLIGVMFLLSDAHDARGTREVLLTLLAVGTVAGSWLLVQTEYALHYARLYYRDGRGILFPHGDGNLEEPTYWDFAYLSVTIGMTYQVSDTNLNTRAMRRLLLGHALLSFVFGTVIIAVTINGVAGLIQ from the coding sequence ATGACCATGATTTCCCGGCGGCCCCCACCTGCCGCGCGTCGTCTCCTGATCGGCCTGGGAGTGGGGTTGGTGGCCGGGCTGCTCACCCCGGCCACCTGGCCGCCGGAGGCACGCCTCCTGCTGGGCTGGGTGGCGTTCACGCTGACGGTCATGGCGCAGTTGTGGCCTCTGATGATGACGGCTGGGCCTGCACGGACGCGGGAGCTGGCGACGCGGGAGGACGACAGCCGGGCGGTGGCGGGCACGTTGACGACGTCGGCGGCGCTGGTGAGTCTGATCGGGGTGATGTTCCTGCTGTCCGACGCGCACGACGCCAGGGGCACTCGCGAGGTGCTGCTGACGCTGCTGGCGGTGGGGACGGTGGCGGGCAGCTGGCTGCTGGTGCAGACCGAGTACGCGCTGCATTACGCGCGGCTGTACTACCGCGACGGGCGCGGCATCCTGTTCCCGCACGGGGACGGGAATCTGGAGGAGCCGACGTACTGGGATTTCGCGTACCTGAGCGTCACGATCGGCATGACGTATCAGGTGAGCGACACGAACCTGAACACCCGCGCGATGCGGCGCCTGCTGCTGGGGCACGCACTGCTGTCATTCGTGTTCGGCACGGTGATCATCGCGGTGACGATCAACGGCGTGGCGGGCCTGATCCAGTAG
- a CDS encoding xanthine dehydrogenase family protein subunit M encodes MYPANFEYQKAESVDQAIAALAGNPDLKVIAGGHSLLPAMKLRLAQPPALLDIWGIQEMKGITRDGDWFVVGAMTTHADVLRSDLPLFPEVAGWVGDPMVRNRGTIGGSLAHADPSADYPAAALALGVEFVIRGPDGERTVHADDMFQGMFESAVQPGELLTHIRVPATTQASAYEKFRHPASHYAVVGVAVVRHADGRVRAAYTGAAEKAHRLNKLEDAVNGSQAVPTGLVDAGDLLGDRFASAEYRAHLVDVLAARATERLG; translated from the coding sequence ATGTATCCAGCCAATTTCGAGTATCAGAAGGCCGAGAGTGTCGATCAGGCCATCGCCGCCCTGGCCGGGAACCCGGACCTGAAAGTGATCGCGGGGGGGCACAGCCTGCTGCCCGCCATGAAACTCCGTCTGGCGCAACCGCCGGCCCTGCTGGACATCTGGGGTATCCAGGAGATGAAGGGCATCACCCGTGACGGCGACTGGTTCGTGGTGGGCGCGATGACCACCCACGCGGACGTGCTGCGCAGCGACCTCCCCCTGTTCCCTGAGGTGGCGGGCTGGGTCGGCGACCCGATGGTCCGCAACCGCGGCACCATCGGCGGCAGTCTGGCGCACGCCGACCCCAGCGCCGACTACCCCGCCGCCGCCCTGGCGCTGGGCGTGGAGTTCGTCATCCGCGGCCCCGACGGTGAACGCACCGTCCACGCCGACGACATGTTCCAGGGCATGTTCGAGAGCGCCGTGCAGCCCGGCGAACTCCTGACCCACATCCGCGTCCCCGCGACCACGCAGGCGAGCGCGTACGAGAAGTTCCGCCACCCTGCCAGCCACTACGCCGTCGTGGGCGTCGCCGTCGTCCGGCACGCCGACGGGAGGGTCCGCGCCGCGTACACCGGCGCCGCCGAGAAAGCCCACCGCCTGAACAAACTGGAAGACGCCGTGAACGGCTCCCAGGCCGTCCCCACCGGACTGGTCGACGCGGGCGACCTGCTCGGCGACCGCTTCGCCAGCGCCGAGTACCGCGCGCACCTCGTGGACGTCCTCGCCGCCCGCGCCACCGAACGACTCGGGTAA
- the ftsH gene encoding ATP-dependent zinc metalloprotease FtsH: MRPTRPLPLLLLALLGASLALPARPAQDGPYTTNRFFADLSGGQVTRVTLNSAGLANVTLSDAGGLRVRSLVVPPDGATLKRIRAASVPLTVTGGGSTLGWLGQLLPLVLTGLILVVLWRSMRGAQGGANPTNFGRSRAAVISEGQIKLTFGDVAGCDEAKADLQEVVDFLRHPDRYHQLGARIPHGVLLVGPPGSGKTLLAKAVAGEARVPYFSISGSDFVEMFVGVGAARVRDLFEQARKNAPCIVFIDEIDAVGRKRGVNMQGGNDEREQTLNQLLVEMDGFGSGQEVIILAATNRPDVLDAALLRPGRFDRQVVVDAPDVRGREMILRIHARKKPLDTSVDLSVIARRTAGMVGADLENLLNEAALLAARSGRTRITMRDVDEARDRVLMGPERRSMVVREADRKVTAYHEVGHALAAQLLPHANRVAKLTVVPRGRAAGYMMPDADDRLHITRPALEDMIAVALAGRAAEDIIFHEITTGAQNDFQQATTIARRMVTEWGMSDHIGKIAHATDQGTYLGGGPQLLPMSEHTAAQIDHEIKTLIDAAYTRATTLIGEHLGRVHEIVSVLLTRETLTGEEFAALLNGETLEPLPPAAPSTPPSLAG, from the coding sequence ATGCGTCCCACACGCCCGCTGCCGCTGCTCCTGCTGGCCCTGCTCGGCGCGTCGCTCGCGCTGCCCGCCCGGCCCGCCCAGGACGGACCGTACACCACCAACCGCTTCTTCGCGGACCTGAGCGGCGGACAGGTGACGCGCGTCACGCTGAACAGCGCCGGACTGGCGAACGTCACCCTGAGCGACGCGGGCGGCCTGCGCGTCCGCTCGCTGGTCGTCCCGCCGGACGGCGCCACCCTGAAACGCATCCGCGCCGCCAGCGTCCCCCTGACCGTCACCGGCGGCGGCAGCACCCTGGGCTGGCTGGGGCAACTGCTGCCCCTGGTGCTGACCGGCCTGATCCTCGTGGTGCTGTGGCGGTCCATGCGCGGCGCGCAGGGCGGCGCCAACCCCACGAACTTCGGGCGGTCACGGGCGGCGGTGATCAGCGAAGGGCAGATCAAACTCACCTTCGGCGACGTCGCCGGCTGCGACGAGGCCAAAGCCGACCTTCAGGAAGTCGTCGACTTCCTCCGCCACCCCGACCGCTACCACCAGCTCGGCGCCCGCATCCCCCACGGTGTGCTCCTCGTCGGCCCCCCAGGCAGCGGCAAGACCCTCCTCGCCAAAGCCGTCGCTGGCGAGGCCCGCGTACCTTACTTCAGCATCAGCGGCTCAGACTTCGTCGAGATGTTCGTCGGCGTCGGCGCCGCCCGCGTCCGCGACCTCTTCGAACAGGCCCGCAAGAACGCCCCCTGCATCGTCTTCATCGACGAGATCGACGCCGTCGGTAGAAAACGCGGCGTCAACATGCAGGGCGGCAACGACGAACGCGAACAGACTTTAAATCAGCTCCTCGTCGAGATGGACGGCTTCGGCAGCGGGCAGGAGGTCATCATCCTGGCCGCCACCAACCGCCCCGACGTCCTCGACGCCGCGCTGCTACGCCCGGGACGCTTCGACCGGCAGGTCGTCGTGGACGCCCCCGACGTGCGGGGCCGCGAGATGATCCTGCGCATCCACGCGCGCAAGAAACCCCTGGACACCAGCGTGGACCTGAGCGTGATCGCCCGGCGCACCGCCGGGATGGTCGGCGCGGACCTCGAAAACCTGCTGAACGAGGCCGCCCTGCTCGCCGCACGGTCCGGGCGGACACGCATCACGATGCGGGATGTCGATGAAGCGCGGGACCGGGTGCTGATGGGCCCGGAGCGGCGCAGCATGGTCGTCCGCGAAGCCGACCGCAAGGTCACCGCCTACCACGAAGTCGGCCACGCCCTCGCCGCCCAGCTCCTCCCGCACGCCAACCGCGTCGCGAAACTCACCGTCGTCCCACGCGGCCGCGCCGCCGGCTACATGATGCCCGACGCCGACGACCGCCTCCACATCACCCGCCCCGCCCTCGAAGACATGATCGCCGTCGCCCTCGCCGGACGCGCCGCCGAAGACATCATCTTCCACGAAATCACCACCGGCGCACAAAACGACTTCCAGCAGGCCACCACCATCGCCCGCCGCATGGTCACCGAATGGGGCATGAGCGACCACATCGGCAAAATCGCCCACGCCACCGACCAGGGCACCTACCTCGGCGGCGGCCCCCAACTCCTCCCCATGAGCGAACACACCGCCGCCCAGATCGACCACGAAATCAAAACCCTCATCGACGCCGCCTACACCCGCGCCACCACACTCATCGGCGAACACCTGGGCCGCGTCCACGAGATCGTCAGCGTCCTCCTCACCCGCGAAACCCTCACCGGAGAGGAATTCGCCGCGCTCCTCAACGGCGAAACGCTCGAACCGCTGCCACCCGCAGCGCCCAGCACGCCGCCCAGCCTCGCGGGGTGA